A window from Herbaspirillum sp. meg3 encodes these proteins:
- a CDS encoding LysR substrate-binding domain-containing protein produces MEVFDANALLRRLSTRLKMRHLLLLLQIKQHKSLTRVAEQMASTQPAITNALSELEGMFGGPLFDRSARGMAPTELGKVVLERAGAMVHDLRHLVRDIETLASGHAAHLHIGITPFISGQILTAAIQRARPDGDQRLTVTIHEGTSDQLLAQLSDHALDLVIGRASSGVNLEKIKFEVLYRQQPRLIASRRLAAQLGRVRLDWRKMVELDWILGAPHTPMREQVADIFLGAGVVPPVPVVESYSAKLIGEMIAANERAVSIVPADIAEELVRVAGVAIVPYSFDWTLSPIALFMRSDGLQRRADQLFAESLRAVCEETYSTLSS; encoded by the coding sequence ATGGAGGTATTTGATGCAAATGCGCTGCTCAGACGCTTGAGTACGCGCTTGAAAATGCGCCATCTGCTCTTGTTGTTGCAAATAAAGCAACACAAGTCACTCACGCGCGTCGCCGAGCAAATGGCCAGCACGCAACCCGCCATCACCAATGCGCTGTCGGAATTGGAAGGCATGTTTGGCGGCCCGCTGTTCGATCGTTCGGCGCGCGGCATGGCCCCGACTGAATTGGGCAAGGTAGTGCTGGAGCGGGCAGGGGCGATGGTGCATGACTTGCGTCATCTGGTGCGCGACATCGAAACCCTGGCATCCGGTCATGCCGCTCATCTGCATATCGGGATTACACCCTTCATCTCAGGACAGATACTGACAGCAGCGATTCAGCGAGCCCGTCCCGACGGCGATCAGCGGTTGACCGTGACAATTCATGAGGGAACCAGCGACCAGCTTCTGGCGCAATTGAGCGACCATGCCCTCGATCTCGTCATTGGGCGAGCGTCGTCCGGAGTCAATCTGGAGAAGATCAAATTCGAAGTGTTGTACCGTCAGCAGCCGCGGCTGATCGCCAGTCGCCGCCTGGCCGCGCAGTTGGGACGAGTGCGCCTGGATTGGCGCAAGATGGTTGAACTGGACTGGATCCTGGGCGCTCCCCATACGCCCATGCGAGAGCAGGTGGCCGATATTTTTCTCGGAGCCGGCGTCGTCCCTCCCGTGCCCGTTGTAGAGAGTTATTCAGCGAAATTGATCGGAGAAATGATCGCGGCCAATGAAAGAGCGGTATCGATCGTGCCCGCCGATATTGCCGAAGAGCTGGTACGTGTCGCTGGCGTGGCAATCGTGCCGTATTCTTTTGACTGGACGCTTTCTCCCATCGCCTTGTTCATGCGCTCGGATGGGTTGCAGCGCAGGGCAGACCAGCTATTCGCTGAATCGCTGCGCGCCGTTTGCGAAGAGACTTACTCGACGCTGTCATCGTAA